The genome window TCAACTAAAGTTTTACGATACTTATCAAATAAGATTGTTAGATTACATCAGCAAAGGCGTCAACTGTAATATAACTCTCAGCTATCTTATTTGAGCTACTTCCATTTTTGGAAGTTAGCAGTTAGCCATAAAATATATTAAATTTAGATATTATCATTATAGCAAAAAAATTAAAATATGTCAAAAATATCCGTTTACTCATACATAAATATATGAGTAACCGTCATTTTTTTCTATTTTATAAACAAAAAAGGAAGTTTTTAGTTGACACTAAAAACACCCCCCTTTAGCATTCAGACTACGTCTGACCACCCCCCTTATAAAAGGGGGATTATGCAATTTTTTTCTTTTTTTGATTTTGGCAACACGATTATTGCAGACGGCTAGTTTTGTCAATACCTAAAAATTTTGAAACAAAATTTTTACCTACGGCAAGGGTATTGCACAAAAGCTTTCAGCCCGTCTGCTATCGTGTGTTTAACCAAAATTCAAAAGAAAAAAAATCATTTTAGGGGAGGTGTTTGCTATGAATAGTATCATCAAAGATATTTTGCAAAGTTTGGAAGTAAATTCTTCAATGATTTTAAAACATATTTTTGACTATGATTAAGGGGGTATAATGAGTTTATATGAAATCAACCTACAAAGAGAAATTCTTAGGGAAAAAAGTGCTGAAATATTGGCCGATTATAGACGACACTTTAAAAAATATGGAAAAAATAATAAAATACTAGAAAATTTATATAATTCAGTAGAATATATCCATACCAATATTTTTGATTCAGAATATAATTCAATAGAAAAATTAAGTACTGCTAACGGAAAATTAGACTTAGCTTGGGATATTATTAAAAATTTAGATAATTAAAAAACTCCTAGAAATAGGAGTTTTTTTCTTCTATTGAATAAATCCATAATATTGAGTTTTAACCTTTTTTGTGATATACTGTAAATAGAATAAGGGAAACTTAAAACCCACAAGGGTTGGGGTAACTCTAAAGAGTTATTTTGATAGTAAACTCAAAGCGTCCAACTTTAACTACTATCTTAAAATAATTCTTCATAAGTTAAACCCCCTTTCTCGCAAGAATTAAGGTTTCCCTTGTATTTATTATAACACAATTTTAGATAATAGTAAAAATAATACTATCACAACTAAAAGTAAAGTTTAAGAAGAGCAAAAAAGACAAGAACTGCCAAGAACCTTGTCTTTTTATTTTTCAAATTTTTCTAAAACGCGTACTTTATTAGAGATATTAAGTATCGCCTAGTCCTTATAAACCCTCTTAAATCAAGTTTTACGAGGTTGTTTTTTTAGAACTTTTTACATTTTCTTAAATTTTTCAAATTATTTCTCCTTATATGCAAATATTGGAAGAAAATTCAACCAGATAGAATCTATCTGATGTTGAAATTTTTAAATTTAACAAATATCTATATTGATTTAAAGTTTTAAAAAAATTAGTAGTTTTAGGTATCATTTCCAAATATTCTAAATCATAATATTTTTTTAAATCTTCTAGTATTAGTTTTTCAACTAAAATTAGCTCTAAGTTTGATAAATACGGAGTTTGTAGCCTGTATTTATATAATGGGATATTATAACTATAGTTTTTGAAAGTTCCTCTCATATCTCCTCTAATTTTAAAGCTAAAGATTTTATTATAACTCTCTTGATGAAGAACTATATATCCATTATGGAGTTTTTTAGGATAAAGTTTTCTCTCTGCATTACTTCTTTCCCTATTTATTCTCAAAAGATTTTCATTTTGGGAAGTTAGAATCTTATTTTGATTTTCTAAAAGAGAGATTTTTTTCTCTAGCTCTGATTTTAAGAGTGTTTGCTCGTTTTTAAATGTTTCAACTTCCGTTTTTATTTTATTGATAATATTTTCTAGTCTAGTTATCTCTAAATCTTTATCTCTATTTTCAGCAGTAACTTTTTTTAGTTTTTCTTCTTTTTCTCTAAAATCCTCAAATTCTTCTCTTGTGAGGGTTGCTTTTGTCCATTCTTCAGAATGTTCAGCATATTCTAAGAAAAAATTTTTTCCTTGAAATTTCATAAAATCCCCCTATTTTCTAATATAATGCCCTGCAATTACAGAAATTCTATTATGGCCTAAAGCTCTACTAACTTCTAGCATAGCTTTTTTATCATAACAAGCCCCTTTTAAATCTTTTCTACAATGGTATTTTTCACTTTTAGGAAGAGTATTTATATCTCTAGCAAGTGCCTTATATAGTCTTGTAGCATATTCAGCTCTGTAAGAATGAATATCAGCTCCATTAGGTATCTTTTCAAAAACTTTATTATCCCCCTTAGAACTCATTAAACCCTGTATAAAGTCTTTTTCAAATGCAAGAGGTATATTTCTATGTCTACCCCCTTTTGCACCCCTAGAAACGCAAATAAAAGGCTCTCCGTTAATTTCAATTAAGTCAGTTCCTCGAAGTTGTTGTAGTTCAGCTCTCCTAAGTCCTGTTGCACGACAGAATCTAACTAAATCCTTGTGTTTTTCCTCCGAAAAGTGCTTATCTCTTACTTTTTCCCCACGACTTCTTTGAATGTTAGCCCTGTATCTAGCATTTGACTTATATATTTCATTAGATGAGATACTATATAGTTTCATCAAAGCAGAAGTTTCAAGTTTCACAGTATAGGCAGATAACCCTTGTTTTTCTCTCATTTCTAGCCATTCATTAACATATTTTTTTCCCTCGTCTAAAGATTTTATCTGATGATTTTCTTTAGCCCATTGGATAAAGTATATATTATGTTTTAGATAAGTTTTATAAGTATTCCAAGAATATATCTTATCAGCAGTAGCACCGATTTTTTTATCTTCAAATTTTGACTCTCCTATTGCCAATTTTTCATCTAAAGCAGTTTTAACTTGATGAAGAAGAGAGCCTTTTTTTTCTCTGTTTCTAGCCATTTTAGCCCCCTAGAATAATTCTAAATTTAGCTCTATTTTAAGATTGTTAGCAACCATTTCGATATCTTCTCTGGTTTTACAAGCATTTATAATTGAACTAGACATATCATTAAGTTTTCCCTGTTCCTTAGCTTGTTTTATAAGAAGTCTTTTTAACTCTTCGATATTCTCATCAGTTTCAAAAATATCAGCGATATTTTCCTCTGTTATCTCTTTTCTCTTTTTTGGAACAGGAGCAACTACTTCATCAAGTTTTTTCTCAATAGCTTCATTTGAAGAGTTTTTAATATCTTCAATTTTAGCAGTCATTAGAGAAGAAAAACTTTTAATCTCTTGATTATATTTTGAACTCTCTTCTAATGCTCTAATAATCAAGGTTTCATCATATTTTGCTAGAAGTTTTTTCATAGCTTTATCAGAATAACTCTTATTGAGATAAATGCTTTTTTTAGCTTTCTTGATAGCTTTCAAAAGCTTTTCTGATAGAGTAACTTCTCCCATTATTTCAGCATCTATTATTTTTGATTTTGGTTTAAATTTCTTAAAGAATTGAATATCTGTTACTTTTCTTCCTGTATATATTTCTTCAAAAGAGTATTCTAACTCTTTATTAAAATTATTTATTTCTTTAATCGCAGGAGCAAGAACTCTTTTTTTAAAATCAGCATAAACCCTATATTTATCTTGTGTTTTAGTTAAATCTTTTAAAGTTTCAAGACTATATTTTGGTAGTTCTATTTTTTCATATTTTTTGAATATTTCAAAAAATATAATTGAATATGAACATTTGAAAGATTTTTCTTCCAAGAGTTTTAATGTTGTGTAGTATAATTCCTCTTGTTTTTTATTATTTTTAGATAATACGTTAAAAATAGTGGGGGGAACTGCTACAAAAATCCCTTCATCAAGTTTTTTAAATTCAGATATTAGAACAAAACTTCCCCAAGTTTTTCCTCTCTTATCAATAGATTTTACTTGTGTCTTTTGTAGCTCGTCCAAGTATTGATATAATTCATCATATGAATTAGTAGCTCCTATTTCATTGAGAATTTCTGACGGAGATATAACTATTCTATCAGTATTTTCTTCTTGTAATCTTTTTAAAATAGAATTATAAGCTCTTAGTCCTAAAATAGAGATAGGACGACTCACAACCTCAATGAGTTCATTTGGTTTAAAAATTAAATCATTAGTATTTTTCATAATTCCTCCTAACATTTTAAAACATTTATGACTTTTTAAAAATAATATGTCATACATCTTAATTAAAGGAATTATAACATTATTTTTAAATTATGACAACATTTTTTTTAGTGTCATAGTTAACAAGCAATTTGTCCATAGTTAACAAGCAATTTGTCCATAACAAACAAGCAATTTGTCCATAACAAACAAGCAATTTGTCCATACTTCATTTGAACACTTTC of Fusobacterium necrogenes contains these proteins:
- a CDS encoding site-specific integrase, coding for MARNREKKGSLLHQVKTALDEKLAIGESKFEDKKIGATADKIYSWNTYKTYLKHNIYFIQWAKENHQIKSLDEGKKYVNEWLEMREKQGLSAYTVKLETSALMKLYSISSNEIYKSNARYRANIQRSRGEKVRDKHFSEEKHKDLVRFCRATGLRRAELQQLRGTDLIEINGEPFICVSRGAKGGRHRNIPLAFEKDFIQGLMSSKGDNKVFEKIPNGADIHSYRAEYATRLYKALARDINTLPKSEKYHCRKDLKGACYDKKAMLEVSRALGHNRISVIAGHYIRK
- a CDS encoding replication initiation protein is translated as MKNTNDLIFKPNELIEVVSRPISILGLRAYNSILKRLQEENTDRIVISPSEILNEIGATNSYDELYQYLDELQKTQVKSIDKRGKTWGSFVLISEFKKLDEGIFVAVPPTIFNVLSKNNKKQEELYYTTLKLLEEKSFKCSYSIIFFEIFKKYEKIELPKYSLETLKDLTKTQDKYRVYADFKKRVLAPAIKEINNFNKELEYSFEEIYTGRKVTDIQFFKKFKPKSKIIDAEIMGEVTLSEKLLKAIKKAKKSIYLNKSYSDKAMKKLLAKYDETLIIRALEESSKYNQEIKSFSSLMTAKIEDIKNSSNEAIEKKLDEVVAPVPKKRKEITEENIADIFETDENIEELKRLLIKQAKEQGKLNDMSSSIINACKTREDIEMVANNLKIELNLELF